A genomic window from Cytobacillus suaedae includes:
- a CDS encoding response regulator transcription factor, whose product MIRIVIAEDQRMMLGALGSLLNLEDDMEVVGKASNGQEAIDLVRKLQPDVCIMDIEMPEKTGLEAAEELKGFDCKLIILTTFARTGYFQRALKAGVSGYLLKDSPSEELASSIRFCLAGKRIYAPELMDDVYSEENPLTEREKEVLELVADGKNTQEIAEELRIKTGTVRNYISAILEKLEVKNRIEAITQSKEKGWFK is encoded by the coding sequence ATGATAAGGATTGTCATAGCTGAAGATCAGCGAATGATGTTAGGAGCTTTAGGGTCTTTACTTAACTTAGAAGATGATATGGAAGTCGTCGGAAAGGCAAGTAATGGTCAAGAGGCTATCGATCTCGTTCGTAAACTTCAACCAGATGTATGCATCATGGATATTGAAATGCCTGAAAAAACTGGTCTTGAGGCTGCAGAAGAGTTAAAAGGATTTGATTGTAAGCTGATTATATTAACAACCTTTGCGCGTACGGGTTATTTTCAACGTGCATTAAAAGCAGGAGTAAGTGGCTATCTACTAAAGGATAGTCCGAGTGAGGAATTAGCAAGCTCGATTCGCTTTTGTCTTGCAGGTAAGAGAATTTATGCTCCAGAACTGATGGATGATGTCTATAGTGAGGAGAACCCACTAACAGAGCGTGAGAAAGAAGTACTTGAGTTAGTTGCTGATGGAAAAAACACTCAGGAAATTGCAGAGGAACTTAGAATCAAAACAGGAACGGTTAGAAACTATATATCTGCTATTTTAGAAAAGCTGGAAGTTAAAAATCGGATTGAAGCCATTACTCAATCCAAGGAAAAAGGCTGGTTTAAATAG
- the xth gene encoding exodeoxyribonuclease III, producing the protein MKMVSWNVNGIRACVGKGFLDYFHSVEADIFCLQETKLQEGQINLDLEGYHQYWNYAEKKGYSGTAIFTKEKPLSCSYGVGTNDSESEGRIITLEFKDFYLVNVYTPNSQRDLARLPVRLEWEVSLRNYLIELDKDKPVILCGDLNVAHQEIDLKNPKPNKGNSGFTDEERGEMSNLLSAGFIDSFRHLYPDQTDSYTWWSYMNKVRERNIGWRIDYFIMSERLATVLKDSQIHCEIMGSDHCPVSIEVAL; encoded by the coding sequence ATGAAAATGGTATCATGGAATGTAAATGGGATAAGAGCGTGCGTTGGGAAAGGGTTTCTAGACTACTTTCACTCAGTTGAAGCAGATATTTTCTGTTTACAAGAAACAAAATTACAAGAAGGACAAATCAACCTTGACTTAGAAGGTTATCATCAATATTGGAACTATGCGGAAAAGAAAGGCTACTCTGGTACAGCTATTTTTACGAAAGAAAAGCCTTTATCTTGTTCATATGGTGTCGGAACGAATGATTCGGAATCTGAAGGAAGAATTATCACACTAGAATTTAAGGACTTCTACTTAGTAAATGTTTATACACCAAACTCCCAACGAGATCTAGCAAGGTTACCAGTGAGATTAGAATGGGAAGTAAGTCTGCGAAACTATTTAATCGAGCTAGATAAGGACAAGCCTGTCATTTTATGTGGAGATTTAAATGTTGCTCACCAGGAAATTGATTTAAAAAATCCAAAGCCGAATAAAGGAAACTCAGGGTTTACAGATGAAGAGCGCGGGGAAATGAGCAATCTACTAAGTGCTGGATTCATTGACTCTTTTAGACATTTATATCCTGACCAAACAGATTCCTATACATGGTGGTCATATATGAATAAGGTCAGGGAGCGTAATATCGGATGGAGAATTGATTATTTTATTATGTCTGAACGCTTGGCGACTGTGTTAAAAGATTCGCAGATTCACTGTGAAATCATGGGAAGTGATCACTGTCCTGTTTCTATTGAGGTAGCGTTATAA
- a CDS encoding AMP-binding protein encodes MSNMTFPQVLRENSKSKGAKVAYREKDYGIWNEVTYQQYYEHVQHFSLGLAKLGLNRGDKLAIIGDNRPEWVISELAAQSLGGISVGIFQESLPNEIAYILDNCDASIVVVEDQEQVDKLYEVMDQIQKVKTIIYYDSRGMRNYKAENLLFFDDVLEIGKEHNKENPTFFETELEKGTYEDLAILSYTSGTTGNPKGTMLTYRNLFDMAHNLTSFDPLDGNDEYLSFLPLAWIGEQMMTIATGLSSGMTINFPEEPTTVLENLREIGPQVMFSPPRIYEDMVSKFQVRIQDAGWFKRKVYEWCKPIGEQVANAKFNKEEIPRGLRMKYKLADYFLFSAIRDHLGLLRIKRAYTGGAPLGPDVFTFFHSIGVNVKSIYGQTEVSGISIVHRDGDIKLDSVGTPIPGTEVKISEKGEVLIKSSSVCVGYYKNEQSTKETIENGWLHTGDAGRLDEEGHLYIIDRLKDVIRLDSGEMFSPQFIENKLKFSPYIQEAVATGRDRPYVVAMINIDMENVGRWAEKKQIGYTTYTDLSSKPAVLELIQEQVNEVNRSLPEKARIKKFVLLYKELDADDEELTRTKKVRRQFVAKKYEKLIDGIYSESDQIDVEGRIKYRDGNEQLIQTTLRVIFMDEGEGAA; translated from the coding sequence ATGTCTAACATGACATTTCCTCAAGTATTACGGGAGAATAGTAAATCAAAGGGTGCGAAGGTAGCTTACCGAGAAAAAGATTATGGAATTTGGAATGAAGTTACCTATCAGCAATACTACGAACACGTGCAACATTTTAGTTTAGGGCTTGCAAAACTAGGGCTAAATCGTGGAGATAAGCTTGCGATTATTGGTGACAATCGCCCAGAGTGGGTCATAAGTGAACTTGCAGCTCAAAGTTTAGGTGGAATATCCGTTGGGATCTTCCAGGAATCTCTTCCAAATGAAATAGCTTATATTCTAGATAATTGTGATGCTTCAATCGTTGTTGTAGAAGATCAGGAACAAGTTGATAAGCTTTATGAAGTGATGGATCAGATTCAGAAGGTCAAAACGATCATCTATTATGATTCAAGAGGGATGAGAAATTATAAGGCTGAAAATCTCTTATTTTTTGATGACGTACTAGAGATAGGGAAAGAACACAACAAAGAAAACCCTACTTTCTTTGAAACAGAACTTGAAAAGGGAACCTATGAGGATTTAGCAATTCTTTCTTATACTTCTGGAACGACAGGAAATCCGAAGGGAACTATGCTAACTTACCGAAACCTATTTGATATGGCGCATAACCTAACCTCATTTGATCCCTTAGATGGCAATGACGAATATCTATCTTTTTTACCACTAGCATGGATTGGTGAGCAAATGATGACCATTGCTACCGGATTATCAAGTGGGATGACAATTAATTTTCCAGAAGAACCAACGACCGTATTAGAAAACCTTCGTGAAATCGGACCACAGGTAATGTTTTCGCCGCCACGAATCTATGAAGATATGGTTTCGAAATTTCAGGTACGAATCCAAGATGCTGGCTGGTTTAAGCGTAAAGTGTATGAATGGTGCAAGCCAATTGGTGAACAAGTAGCTAATGCTAAATTCAATAAGGAAGAGATTCCGCGTGGTTTGAGAATGAAATATAAACTAGCAGACTACTTTTTATTTTCTGCGATACGCGATCATCTTGGGTTACTGCGAATTAAACGTGCCTATACAGGAGGTGCGCCACTAGGGCCAGATGTATTTACGTTTTTCCATAGCATTGGGGTTAATGTGAAAAGCATCTATGGTCAGACTGAGGTATCAGGAATCTCAATTGTCCACCGAGATGGTGATATTAAGCTTGATAGTGTAGGTACTCCGATACCTGGTACTGAGGTGAAAATTTCGGAAAAAGGTGAGGTACTCATTAAAAGTTCCAGTGTGTGCGTAGGCTATTACAAAAATGAGCAGTCAACTAAGGAAACAATTGAAAATGGTTGGCTACATACAGGAGATGCTGGAAGACTTGACGAAGAGGGACATCTTTATATCATCGATCGCTTAAAAGACGTAATTCGTTTAGATTCAGGTGAAATGTTTTCTCCTCAATTTATTGAAAATAAATTAAAGTTTAGCCCTTATATCCAAGAAGCGGTTGCAACAGGAAGAGATCGTCCATACGTTGTGGCTATGATCAACATTGATATGGAAAATGTAGGTCGTTGGGCAGAGAAAAAACAAATTGGATATACAACCTATACAGATTTATCATCTAAACCTGCCGTTCTTGAACTTATTCAAGAACAGGTCAATGAGGTAAATAGGTCATTACCTGAAAAAGCACGCATTAAGAAGTTTGTTCTGCTTTATAAAGAATTAGACGCAGATGATGAAGAGCTAACTCGTACGAAAAAAGTACGTAGACAGTTTGTTGCTAAGAAATATGAAAAACTTATTGATGGCATCTATTCAGAAAGTGATCAGATTGATGTGGAAGGTCGAATTAAATATCGTGATGGAAATGAACAATTGATTCAAACAACACTTCGAGTAATCTTTATGGACGAAGGCGAGGGAGCAGCTTAA
- a CDS encoding branched-chain amino acid aminotransferase — protein sequence MELASRFSDAYIVRSHKETEEIIAEADVEFFRQPLSYFKKHKDEYIYVESKWFEALGVDAVSLELDDLFKTYGVMIGLKQKKNVGPAIKSFLEKELEGESLKYAAMFNGDEGIWDINFSLDYVKGFSDELTIGESYLMIHQLLFKLVTTLEEK from the coding sequence ATCGAACTTGCATCTCGTTTTTCAGATGCCTATATTGTTAGGAGTCATAAAGAGACAGAGGAAATTATAGCTGAAGCTGATGTTGAATTTTTTCGTCAACCCTTAAGCTATTTTAAAAAGCACAAAGATGAATATATCTATGTTGAGTCCAAATGGTTTGAGGCTTTAGGTGTAGATGCAGTTTCATTAGAACTAGATGATCTGTTTAAGACCTACGGGGTTATGATAGGGTTAAAGCAAAAGAAAAATGTCGGACCAGCAATCAAGTCTTTTCTTGAAAAGGAGCTTGAGGGTGAATCTCTTAAATATGCAGCGATGTTTAATGGTGATGAAGGTATATGGGATATCAATTTCTCACTTGATTATGTTAAGGGTTTTTCAGATGAATTAACCATTGGTGAGTCTTACTTAATGATACACCAACTGCTTTTTAAATTAGTTACGACATTGGAAGAGAAATAG
- a CDS encoding ABC transporter ATP-binding protein: MGVLEIKDITLRFGGVTALNQVTYEVKEGEIFSLIGPNGAGKTSMLNCISGLYRPTSGAIRYKGEDITHLKPHTRAGMGIARAFQNIELFPHLSVLDNLMLGRHAKMKTGLLSGGFYWGKAQKEEIEHREKVEEVIDFLEIEDIRNTPVGRLSYGLQKRVEVGRALALEPEVLLLDEPMAGMNSEEKEDMARYIIDIHAEKQTTIILIEHDMRVVMDLSDHIAVLDFGKLIGYGTPKEIQNNQQVINAYLGEDEEQVG; encoded by the coding sequence TTGGGTGTTTTAGAAATCAAGGATATCACGTTACGTTTCGGGGGTGTTACAGCTCTAAACCAGGTTACATATGAAGTAAAAGAAGGTGAGATTTTCTCGTTAATCGGACCAAATGGTGCTGGGAAAACGAGCATGTTGAACTGTATCAGTGGGTTGTATCGACCCACAAGTGGTGCCATTCGCTATAAAGGGGAAGATATCACTCATTTAAAACCGCATACACGAGCAGGTATGGGAATTGCTAGAGCTTTCCAAAACATTGAGCTTTTTCCTCATTTATCCGTTTTGGACAACTTAATGCTTGGCAGACATGCAAAAATGAAAACAGGCTTACTTTCAGGAGGATTTTATTGGGGGAAGGCTCAAAAAGAGGAAATTGAGCATAGAGAGAAAGTTGAAGAGGTTATTGACTTTCTTGAAATTGAAGATATACGAAATACCCCAGTTGGCAGATTATCATATGGCTTACAAAAGCGGGTAGAGGTAGGAAGAGCTTTAGCCTTAGAGCCAGAAGTACTGTTACTTGATGAGCCAATGGCGGGTATGAACAGTGAAGAGAAAGAAGACATGGCACGCTACATTATCGATATTCATGCTGAAAAACAGACAACCATCATTTTAATTGAGCATGATATGCGAGTCGTAATGGATCTTTCAGATCATATTGCCGTTTTAGATTTTGGAAAGTTAATAGGCTATGGTACACCAAAAGAAATTCAAAATAACCAACAAGTTATCAATGCTTACTTAGGTGAAGATGAAGAACAAGTAGGATAA
- a CDS encoding PAS domain S-box protein translates to MFSQEVKEKIKKNSYNLFLLFIHLTFIILNFYLILKEDTLSNLNYIFLLSYLLILFTSLYLSFSYYRSKREIKRRIESEERYKQLIDNHPDGIVIHEKGVILYVNPIALSYTGYEEHEVIGRSLLEFAHASQHEKIKLREQKIYTSPEEISLDLSEYELISKDGTSTFVESKAIVCQFNNKRCVQLVLRNINDRRKQEELLKASEKLAVVGQIAAGIAHEIRNPLTSIKGFIQMMGEDSKNEHYYDVLMSEIDRINQVTNDFLILAKPQAQNFKVHPVNHIVSEVILLMQPEALLHDVEFTYLPYDEELQLLCDRNELKQVFINIIKNSIEAMPLGGFITIHTFPIENKVQIEITDSGIGIPKERIVNIGQPFYTLKEKGTGLGLMTTIKIIEKHHGTFQLQSEEGKGTTVTIDFPLIH, encoded by the coding sequence ATGTTTAGCCAAGAGGTAAAAGAAAAAATTAAGAAAAACTCCTACAATCTCTTTCTTTTATTTATACATTTAACTTTTATAATTTTAAATTTCTATCTCATTCTAAAAGAAGACACGCTTAGTAACTTAAATTATATCTTTTTACTCTCTTACTTGTTAATATTATTTACTAGCCTATATTTATCATTTTCCTACTATCGATCAAAAAGAGAAATTAAAAGACGTATTGAAAGTGAAGAGCGTTATAAACAGTTAATAGATAACCATCCGGATGGTATAGTCATTCATGAAAAAGGTGTCATATTGTATGTAAATCCAATTGCATTAAGTTACACAGGTTATGAAGAACATGAAGTGATAGGCAGAAGCCTATTAGAATTTGCTCATGCCTCACAACATGAAAAAATAAAACTAAGAGAACAAAAAATTTATACTTCTCCAGAGGAAATAAGCTTAGATTTAAGTGAATATGAGCTAATTTCAAAGGATGGCACTTCTACTTTTGTTGAATCAAAAGCGATTGTTTGTCAATTCAATAATAAGCGGTGTGTTCAGCTTGTCTTACGTAATATTAATGACCGAAGAAAGCAAGAAGAGCTATTAAAAGCTTCCGAAAAACTAGCCGTTGTTGGACAAATTGCGGCTGGCATTGCTCACGAAATTAGGAACCCTCTTACAAGTATAAAGGGATTTATACAGATGATGGGTGAAGATTCAAAGAATGAACACTATTATGATGTTCTTATGTCTGAAATAGATCGAATCAATCAGGTCACAAATGACTTCCTTATTCTAGCGAAGCCACAAGCTCAGAACTTCAAGGTCCACCCAGTAAATCATATTGTTAGTGAAGTGATTCTCCTTATGCAACCTGAAGCACTGCTTCATGATGTGGAGTTTACATATCTCCCTTATGATGAAGAGCTTCAATTATTATGTGATCGAAATGAGCTTAAACAAGTCTTCATCAATATTATTAAAAATTCAATAGAAGCAATGCCATTAGGTGGATTTATTACAATACATACTTTTCCGATAGAAAACAAAGTTCAAATTGAGATTACAGATTCAGGTATTGGTATTCCTAAAGAACGAATTGTAAATATTGGACAACCTTTTTATACATTAAAGGAAAAAGGAACTGGTTTAGGCCTGATGACCACGATAAAAATTATAGAAAAGCATCACGGTACCTTCCAGTTGCAAAGTGAAGAAGGAAAAGGGACCACGGTTACAATAGACTTTCCACTTATTCATTAA
- a CDS encoding fatty acid desaturase, translated as MTNQNHKTLRKQMAPFEKSSTKDSIVQMINTLVPFFALWFLAYMSLSISYIVTLIISVFAAGFLVRTFIIFHDCCHHSFFKNRTANKIVGTITGILTMFPYSQWAHTHSVHHATSSNLDKRGTGDIWVLTVDEYIEASIWKRIAYRLYRNPLVMFIIGPIYVFLIENRFNRRNARWKERVNVYITNTSIFAIIALMCWAIGWQSFLLVQGTIFLISGIAGVWLFYVQHTFEDSYFEEDAHWEYVRAAVEGSSFYKLPKLLQWLTGNIGYHHVHHLSPRIPNYKLEEAHKHSEPLQNVPTITLKTSFQSLKFRLWDEDQKVFVGYKDIKEKLAIVKKNRVIVEE; from the coding sequence ATGACAAACCAAAATCACAAAACGCTTAGAAAACAGATGGCACCTTTTGAGAAATCTAGCACGAAAGACAGTATAGTACAGATGATAAATACTCTTGTACCTTTTTTTGCGCTATGGTTTTTGGCTTATATGAGCCTTTCGATTTCCTATATAGTAACGTTAATCATCAGTGTTTTTGCAGCAGGATTTTTAGTGAGAACATTCATTATTTTTCATGATTGCTGCCACCATTCCTTCTTTAAAAACCGTACAGCAAATAAAATTGTAGGAACCATAACTGGTATTTTAACAATGTTCCCGTATAGTCAATGGGCTCATACTCACTCGGTTCACCATGCAACTAGCTCTAACCTAGACAAGCGCGGGACAGGTGACATTTGGGTATTAACAGTGGATGAATATATTGAAGCATCTATCTGGAAACGAATTGCATATCGACTGTACCGAAATCCTCTTGTTATGTTTATAATAGGTCCAATTTATGTGTTTCTTATTGAAAACAGATTTAACCGTAGAAATGCAAGATGGAAAGAACGCGTTAATGTGTACATTACCAATACTTCAATTTTTGCTATTATTGCCTTAATGTGTTGGGCAATTGGATGGCAGTCATTCTTGTTAGTGCAAGGTACAATCTTTTTAATATCTGGAATTGCAGGGGTTTGGTTGTTTTATGTACAACATACGTTTGAGGATTCCTATTTTGAAGAGGATGCGCATTGGGAATATGTAAGAGCTGCTGTTGAAGGAAGTTCATTTTATAAGCTACCAAAATTACTTCAATGGTTAACTGGTAATATTGGGTATCACCATGTTCACCATTTAAGCCCAAGAATTCCTAACTACAAACTAGAAGAGGCACATAAACATAGTGAACCATTACAAAATGTACCGACAATTACCTTAAAAACGAGTTTTCAATCCCTGAAGTTTAGATTATGGGATGAAGACCAAAAAGTCTTTGTTGGTTATAAAGATATTAAAGAAAAGCTAGCTATTGTTAAGAAAAATCGCGTAATTGTTGAAGAATAA
- a CDS encoding EthD family reductase encodes MAKVVIMYEKPKDVEGFEKHYFKVHVPLGKKIPNMKKDSIHRVIQNENTDLNLYLITILEFENMSTLIDSLASPEAKALEEDGKELFQYLHKPPIITIIE; translated from the coding sequence ATGGCTAAGGTAGTCATAATGTACGAGAAGCCAAAAGATGTTGAAGGGTTTGAGAAGCATTATTTCAAAGTTCATGTGCCTCTAGGAAAAAAGATTCCGAATATGAAAAAGGATTCTATACACAGAGTGATTCAAAATGAAAATACAGATCTTAATTTATATTTAATAACGATACTAGAGTTTGAGAATATGAGTACACTTATTGATTCGCTTGCAAGCCCAGAAGCAAAAGCCCTAGAAGAAGATGGTAAAGAACTATTCCAATATCTTCACAAGCCTCCTATCATCACTATAATAGAATAA
- a CDS encoding sensor histidine kinase produces the protein MRKKIALFQKNWGISPYIWSVFSILPFYFIFQSSSTIEIVIGILLTISFFIAYRLAFISKKWPVYLWTCILIAISITMTIIFQFVYFAFYIAYYNGNIKNRIAFLTLYIIHLVSTTISINYNFVMQEEMFLKQIPFIIIMWIAVILLPFTIHNRKKQDILEGKLEDANKRIAELVKQEERQRIARDLHDTLGQKLSLIGLKSDLARKLISKDPEQARNELKDVQQTARTALNEVRKMVSQMRGIRLKEELIRVRQLLKAAEIEFVCEDDVNLANVSLFIENILSMCMKEAVTNVVRHSKATVCRITIDQTWDAVSVTIQDNGIGIVKETDLGKGSGLQGIEERLEFVNGSLELTSDQGTTVIMKIPNVVKQPDRRD, from the coding sequence ATGAGGAAAAAAATTGCGTTATTCCAAAAGAACTGGGGGATTTCCCCCTATATTTGGAGTGTTTTTAGTATATTGCCGTTTTATTTTATTTTCCAATCCTCTTCGACAATTGAAATTGTAATTGGGATCCTTTTAACGATTTCCTTTTTTATAGCCTATCGTCTTGCTTTTATATCTAAAAAGTGGCCGGTATATTTATGGACCTGTATCCTAATTGCAATATCAATAACCATGACTATCATTTTTCAATTTGTGTATTTTGCTTTTTATATCGCTTACTATAATGGAAATATTAAAAATCGAATTGCCTTTTTAACCTTATATATTATTCATCTTGTCAGTACGACGATTTCCATTAACTATAATTTTGTCATGCAGGAAGAGATGTTTCTTAAGCAAATTCCGTTTATTATTATCATGTGGATAGCGGTAATTCTCTTGCCATTTACAATACACAATCGAAAAAAACAAGATATACTCGAAGGGAAACTAGAGGATGCGAATAAGAGAATTGCTGAGTTGGTAAAGCAAGAGGAGCGTCAACGAATTGCAAGAGACCTTCATGATACGCTAGGTCAAAAGCTTTCTCTTATCGGTCTAAAAAGTGATTTGGCACGTAAATTGATAAGTAAAGATCCCGAACAGGCTCGTAATGAGCTTAAGGACGTTCAACAAACAGCGAGAACGGCTCTAAATGAAGTTAGAAAAATGGTTTCTCAAATGCGCGGAATACGTCTAAAGGAAGAACTTATCCGTGTGAGGCAGTTATTAAAGGCTGCTGAAATTGAATTTGTTTGTGAGGATGATGTTAACCTTGCGAATGTATCGTTGTTTATCGAAAATATTTTAAGTATGTGTATGAAGGAAGCCGTGACCAATGTGGTTAGGCATAGTAAAGCCACAGTTTGTCGTATCACGATAGATCAAACATGGGATGCGGTCTCTGTCACAATTCAGGATAACGGAATCGGGATTGTGAAAGAGACAGACCTTGGAAAAGGCAGCGGTCTTCAGGGGATAGAAGAACGCCTTGAGTTTGTAAATGGTAGTTTGGAACTTACATCAGACCAAGGAACAACGGTAATTATGAAAATACCAAATGTAGTAAAGCAGCCTGATAGGAGGGACTAG
- a CDS encoding glutaredoxin family protein has product MIKKVIVYTTNDCIECTMVKKVLAEEGVPVEVRDLSKNPNFQKEVEKLGFMGVPVTVLENRAVKGFTNELKQLIELAKE; this is encoded by the coding sequence ATGATTAAAAAAGTAATTGTCTATACTACAAACGATTGTATCGAATGCACAATGGTAAAAAAAGTACTTGCAGAGGAGGGAGTACCAGTTGAGGTGAGAGATCTTTCTAAGAACCCTAATTTTCAAAAAGAAGTTGAAAAGTTAGGATTTATGGGAGTGCCTGTCACGGTATTAGAAAATCGCGCCGTTAAAGGATTTACAAATGAATTAAAGCAATTAATAGAGCTAGCAAAAGAGTAA
- a CDS encoding electron transport protein, with translation MKRRKWWIFAVGIVSILVIGFFAADFQFGYTPPLNKVREYQTNQMVSFDPYGRKGLFQIHNNPTEDDDIQEIDQDMLSLGREVFYEETFGNEVFLTDIVGMIDGPFTIKNVTKAILALGGKGTNNLQVELDSDITIGDKSFKKGEKINTGIDVAEGSLVPLGLPVSVSHGRIRVGISCAACHASFDPDTKKIIEGAPNADLNSGLLLALSTNSTGFFTHTNVDNLRKYITDLNRTVTNSKGEEEALPDPELLEKAVDETIISWPPGNFDTTYELEANPTQIPDSFTLGDHPYGWSGFAAAGPFNGLTTFSNNVHAQNADTLTQMDLSEALFDIDKEVYIGTILQKAANPKFRYNPTLEEKPSEFLSKIDPNPGTVGVNQIVETPEFPKVSVVSPSGVIVSSPGFKFNEQNNAVSAWQNTIQPPKPKIKFAEESVVKGREVFERANCMSCHAGSTLTNNKVISVKEIGTESSRAKAFKRTESIFTKSKLYSPDTPVPLPENPEVHNIPTDHIGQEQIKLSYAHGDSPGGYKVPSLIGLYWTAPYLHEGGVAVGKYGELGLAGTLLNEIKPEPRNSLRALVDKGLRTKVIEANKASEALRKTHVQGVGHSFWVDETTGFTKSEQDALLDYLLSLYEIE, from the coding sequence ATGAAAAGGAGAAAATGGTGGATTTTTGCTGTCGGCATAGTATCTATACTTGTAATTGGCTTTTTCGCAGCTGACTTTCAATTTGGCTATACACCCCCTCTTAATAAGGTGAGAGAGTATCAAACAAATCAAATGGTAAGTTTTGACCCATATGGACGTAAAGGACTCTTTCAAATTCATAATAATCCTACGGAAGACGATGATATTCAAGAAATCGATCAAGACATGTTGAGTCTGGGTAGAGAGGTTTTTTATGAAGAGACCTTTGGGAATGAAGTATTTTTAACGGATATCGTAGGGATGATTGATGGGCCATTCACCATTAAAAACGTAACGAAAGCAATTTTAGCTTTAGGTGGAAAAGGCACTAACAATCTTCAAGTTGAGCTAGATAGTGATATAACAATAGGTGACAAATCGTTTAAAAAGGGAGAGAAAATTAACACGGGAATTGATGTAGCTGAGGGATCTTTAGTTCCACTCGGACTTCCAGTTAGTGTATCTCATGGCCGGATTAGAGTCGGTATTAGCTGTGCTGCCTGTCATGCATCATTTGATCCTGATACCAAAAAGATTATCGAAGGTGCGCCAAACGCAGATTTAAATTCAGGTTTACTTTTAGCACTGAGTACAAACTCAACTGGCTTTTTCACACATACCAATGTAGATAACTTAAGGAAATACATAACGGATCTTAATCGAACAGTGACAAACTCAAAAGGTGAAGAAGAAGCTCTGCCGGACCCTGAGCTACTTGAAAAGGCTGTTGATGAAACAATTATATCATGGCCACCCGGTAATTTTGATACCACCTATGAATTGGAAGCGAACCCTACTCAAATTCCAGATTCGTTTACATTAGGTGACCACCCTTATGGATGGAGTGGTTTCGCAGCTGCAGGGCCTTTTAACGGTTTGACTACATTTAGTAATAATGTCCATGCCCAAAACGCTGACACTTTGACGCAAATGGATCTTAGTGAAGCACTATTTGATATTGATAAAGAAGTGTATATTGGTACAATTTTACAAAAAGCAGCTAATCCGAAATTTCGATATAACCCAACGTTAGAAGAAAAGCCTTCAGAATTCTTAAGTAAAATAGATCCGAATCCTGGTACAGTTGGTGTTAACCAAATTGTAGAAACACCAGAATTCCCAAAAGTTTCGGTCGTTTCTCCTTCAGGGGTTATTGTCAGTAGTCCAGGATTCAAATTCAATGAACAAAATAATGCTGTTTCAGCTTGGCAAAATACCATTCAACCTCCTAAACCGAAAATTAAATTTGCCGAGGAGTCAGTTGTAAAGGGTCGGGAGGTATTTGAAAGAGCAAATTGTATGTCTTGTCATGCCGGGAGTACATTAACCAATAATAAAGTCATTTCAGTGAAAGAGATCGGGACCGAATCATCAAGAGCAAAAGCATTTAAGCGAACAGAGTCAATATTTACTAAATCAAAGCTTTATTCGCCGGATACACCTGTTCCATTGCCAGAAAATCCTGAAGTTCATAATATTCCTACAGACCATATAGGTCAGGAACAAATAAAGCTGTCGTATGCCCATGGTGATTCACCAGGAGGATATAAAGTGCCAAGCTTAATCGGATTATATTGGACGGCTCCTTATCTTCATGAAGGTGGGGTTGCTGTTGGGAAGTATGGTGAATTAGGGTTAGCAGGTACTTTATTGAATGAAATTAAACCAGAACCAAGAAATAGTTTACGTGCCTTAGTCGATAAGGGACTTCGTACAAAAGTTATAGAAGCGAACAAAGCTTCAGAAGCCCTTAGAAAAACCCATGTACAAGGAGTGGGACATTCATTTTGGGTCGATGAAACCACTGGCTTTACAAAAAGCGAACAAGATGCATTGTTGGATTATTTACTATCACTATATGAGATTGAGTAA